The region CCCGCGACGCCGCCTTGGCGTCCGAAGATGACGTCGAACCTGATCAATTCGAGTCGGATTACTACCAGGAGCTCTATGAGCTCAACAAAGAAATGGATGACGTGGATGCCCACCGCGCACTTGAGCACTGGGTCCCACTGCTTGCCGCGTTAGGTGCCATCATCATCTCGGCGATGATGCTCTTTAAGGGCTTAAGCAACATCGACGTCAGCTTCTCTACCCTGCAGTCCGTACTCGTGATGGGCATGGTCGGTGCTGTGGTGTGGATGGCCGTATTCATCTTTGCCAAGACCTTAAAGAAGCATTCGCTGAACCGCTCGACCTTCTTGCTCTTTTCCTGGATGCAGGTCTTTACCGCTTCTGCATTCGCGTTCTCCCACGGCTCCAATGACATCGCGAACGCCATTGGTCCTTTCATCGCCATCCTGGACGTGCTGAAGACTGGTGAGATTTCCGACGAAGCCGAAGTCCCGATTGCCGTCATGGTCGCCATGGGCATCGCCTTGATTTCCGGCCTCTGGTTCGTCGGCCGCTACGTCATTAAGACTGTCGGTACCAACCTCACCGAAATCCACCCTTCTTCCGGCTTCGCCGCTGAGCTCGCCGCCGCCGGCGTGGTCATGCTGGCTTCCGTCCTCGGCCTGCCAGTCTCCTCCACCCACATCCTCATCGGTGCCGTCTTAGGTGTCGGCATTGTTAACCGCGCTGCTAACTGGAAGCTCATGCGACCTATCGCCATGGCCTGGGTCATCACCCTGCCTGCTTCTGCTGGCATCGCCGCAGTCACCGTCTCCATCCTGCGCGTCGTGCTCTAACCCCGGCGCGCCCCGCTTAACCGCATACCGCTTCACACGACACATCACACAACGCTGGTGGGCTAAGCCCTACCAGCGTTGTCTCTTACTTACAGCACCCCGGGATAGGAATACTCAGCCCCAAAGTATGGTTAGTGCGTCATAGAGGCGCTTTAAGCTTTGAGCTTAAAGCCTGACAATCGAAGGTCCCTATCGCCTACAAGGAGCCAGTATGCAGTTCGGTGTATTCAGCATCGGTGACGTCACACCCGATCCCACAACGGGCACGACTCCTTCTGAGGCTGAGCGCATCCAGAACATGACGCAGATTGCCCTCAAGGCTGAAGAGGTCGGTTTGGATGTCTTCGCTACCGGCGAGCACCACAACCCGCCTTTCGTGCCCAGCTCCCCGACGACGCTTCTGGCTTATATCGCTGCACAGACTGAGCGGCTGCAGCTGTCGACGGCCACCACGCTGATTACCACCAACGACCCGGTCAAGATCGCTGAAGACTACGCCTTCTTGCAGCATCTATCCAGCGGCCGCGTGGATCTGATGCTCGGCCGCGGTAATACCGGTCCGGTCTATCCCTGGTTTGGCAAAGACATCCGCCAAGGCATTCCATTGGCAGTGGAGAACTACCACCTGCTGCGCCGGCTGTGGCGGGAAAAGGTCGTCAACTGGTCCGGTAAGTTCCGCACCCCACTGCAGGGCTATACCTCCACTCCGGCACCGCTCGACGATGTCCCACCATTTGTGTGGCATGGGTCCATCCGCTCACCCCAGATAGCCGAACAAGCTGCCTACTACGGCGACGGTTTCTTCAACAACAACATCTTCTGGAACAAAGAACACACCGCACAGATGGTGGAACTCTATCGCCGCCGCTTTGAAAAATACGGCCACGGCCGCGCCGACCAAGCCATCGTAGGCTTAGGTGGACACGTCTTTATTGCTGATACTGAGCAGGAAGCAAAAGACTTCTACCGTCCCTACTTCGACAATGCCCCGGTCTATGGTCATGGCCCTTCCCTCGAAGAATTCACCGCACAGACACCGCTGACGGTGGGTACCGTGGAGCAAGTCATCGAACGCACCCTGCAATTCGCAGACTGGGTTGGTGATTATCAGCGCCAGCTCTTCCTCATCGATCACGCGGGCCTGCCACAGGACGTAGTACTCAATCAGATTGAAATCCTTGGCACACAGGTCGTTCCGGAGCTGCGGCGTCGTTTTGCCGAGCGTCGCCCAGACCACGTACCTTCAGATCCGCCCACCCATGCCAGCCTGCGCGACAATCGCCAGTCCCCACACTTTTCCATCGACCCCGGAGAATAAGGAGTAAACCGTGCGCTCACTCGTATTAGTTACTGCCGGTTTGTCCACTCCGTCGACCACGCGCCAGCTTGGCGATGCCCTCGTGGACGCCACCACCGCACACATCAGCGCCCGCGGCGAAGGTGTGGACGTCACCGTCATCGAACTGCGTGACTTAGCAGCAGAGCTTGCCGATGCCATGACCAACTGGACTGCCGCCACCCCGCAGCTGGATGCCGCCAAACGCGCACTATCGACTGCCGATGGTCTTATTGCAGTCACCCCGGTCTTCCAGGGCAGCTACTCCGGACTATTCAAGATGTTCTTCGACACCCTAGAGCCCGACGCGCTTGACGAGCTGCCCACCATGATTGCTGCCACCGGTGGTTCGAGCCGTCACGCACTCGTGCTCGACTATGCGCTACGGCCTCTCCTCAGCTACCTGCATGCCGTCGTGGTTCCGACCGGCATCTTTCAGGCAACCGAAGACTTTGGCACCGTCGAAGGCGAGCGCACTCGCCAGCGCATCACCCGTGCTGCACGCCAGCTTGCCGATGGCATGGTCACCCCCACCGATCGCGTCGCCGGAATGAACGGCGCCGACGAACAGCCCCGCCGCACCGGACTCGATGTGGAAGAAGACTTCGTCCCCTTCAACCAGCTGCTGCATGGCCACAATGGTGAGACCAAAGACTAAAACAAAGACGCCAACGGCTTAATCCAAGCCCGTCACCACTGGCTGCTACATGTGACGCAGGTTATGCGTACAATGCGGGATTAGTCCCTTCCCTCGCAGAAAGGCAGTACTTTCTATGACGATTAGTGTCACGGATATCTTTTCCATCGGCATCGGCCCGTCGTCCTCGCACACCGTTGGGCCCATGCGGGCGGCGAAAGCATTCTGTGAATCGCTACCCGAGTTCCCTGCCCGCGTGCACACCGAGCTTCGCGGCTCGCTGTCTGCCACCGGCCGCGGGCACGCCACCGACCGCGCAGTGATCCTGGGCCTGGCCGGCTGGGAGCCACTGACCGTCCCCGTCGATGCCGAACCCAACCCGAACCTGCCCATTCCGTCTACCGGACACATCTCCGGCCCGGCAGGCGAAGTCGATTTTGAGATCGAATTCAACAACCAGCCAGTACCTGAACACCCCAACTGCGTCATCTTTAGCGCCTGGGATGCCGAGGGCAACGAGTTGGCCACCAACGCAGAGTACTTCTCCGTCGGTGGTGGTTTCATCCTTTCTCGCGAGCAGCTCGATGCTGAGATGAAGCAATCCCAGGAAGTCCCCGCTGGTGCTGCTGCCGCACAGGTCGAAGACCTCGTGCCTTATGACTTCGAAACTGGTGAGCAACTGCTGCACCAGTGCGCGGCCCACGACAAGGAAATCTGGGAAATCGTCCTCGCCAACGAAGCAGCCCTACACCGCAACGATGGCGGCGAGGAAGCAGTGCTCAAGCACCTGGACTTGGTCTGGGACATCATGCGCGAGTGCGTCACCGACGGCATTTCCACCAAGGGCCTACTGCCTGGTGGACTGCGCGTGCCACGCCGCGCGCCGCAGATGTACCAGCAGCTACTCACCAAGCAGGAAGATCCCTACTGTGGCTTTTCCGCCATGGAATGGGTCAATCTCTACGCCTTGGCTGTCAACGAACAAAACGCCGCTGGCGGTCGCGTGATTACCGCACCGACCAACGGTGCCTGCGGCATCATCCCGGCTGTGCTGCACTACGCGCGCGATTTCCAGTCGCACTTCACCCGTGAGAGTGCCCGCCGCTACCTGCTGACTGCTGGTGCCGTCGGCATGATTATCAAGCAGAACGCGTCTATCTCTGGTGCTGAGGTCGGCTGCCAGGGTGAGGTCGGCTCTGCCTCTTCCATGGCTGCAGCCGGCATGGCAGCTTTGCTTGGTGGCACCCCGGCCCAAATCGAAAACGCCGCCGAAATCGCACTCGAGCACAACCTGGGTCTTACCTGCGACCCAGTGGGCGGCCTGGTGCAGATTCCGTGCATCGAGCGCAACGCCATTGGTGCGGTCAAATCCATCAACGCCGCCCGCATGGCGCTGATGGGCGAAGGCACCCACCACGTCACCCTGGACAATGCCGTACAGACCATGGCAGAAACCGGCCGCGACATGCTGTCGAAGTACAAAGAGACTTCCATCGGCGGTCTTGCCAAGACCATGGGCTTTAGCGTCTCCCAGGTCGAGTGCTAGCACGCCAGTAAACAAACCAGCGCGCACGAGTAAAGGCCAACACCATCAACGGTGTTGGCCTTTCGTTATGGACAAAGCTCGCTACGTCGAGCCCCCTTGGGCTATTTAGCCCAAGCGCTGCGCCAGGTGTGTTGTCAGCTCCTCGAGTGCAACGTCGTGCTGCTCGTGGGCTTCCAGGTCCTTGACGGCAACGGTGCCGTTTTCGAGTTCCTGGTCGCCTAGGACGAGGGCGAAGCGAGCACCTGCGCGGTTAGCGCCCTTCATCGCGCCCTTAAGACCGCGGTCGCCAAAGGACATGTCGGTGGAAATGCCTGCCTTGCGCAGCTCATCGACGAGCACGGTCATGCGGTGCTTGGCAGCAGACCCCATTGCTACGCCATAGACATCGACGCGGGAGTCCGTGCCGTCGAGTTCGATGCCTTCTGCTTCCAGAGCCAGCATGGCGCGGTCCACACCCAGGCCGAAGCCGATGCCGGATAGGTCCTGGCCACCCAGCTGTGCCATCAGGCCGTCATAGCGGCCACCGCCACCGATACCGGACTGTGCGCCCAAGCCGTCGTGGACGAACTCGAAGCAGGTCTTGGTGTAGTAATCCAGACCGCGGACCATGCGCGGGTTGATGGTGTACTCGACACCCATGTCGTCGAGCATGCCGGTGACGGTCTCGAAGTGCTCGCGGCACTTGTCATCCAGGTGATCCAGCATCAGCGGTGCATCGACGAGCTTTTCCTGCATCTCCGGACGCTTGTCATCGAGTACTCGCAGCGGGTTGATCTCTGCACGACGACGGGTTTCTTCATCCAGGTCCAGCTTGAAGAGGAACTCCTGCAGCTTCTCCCGGTATGCCGGGCGGCAATCGGCATCGCCCAGGCTGGTCAGTTCCAGGCGGAAACCGGTCAGGCCCAGCGAACGGAAGCAACGATCTGCCAGTGCGACGACCTCAGCATCCAGTGCCGGGTCGTCGACGCCGATTGCTTCCACGCCTACCTGCTGCAGCTGGCGGTAACGGCCTGCCTGTGGGCGCTCGTAGCGGAAGAAAGGACCGTAGTAGTTCAGTTTGACCGGCAGCTGGCCGCGGTCGAGGTTGTGCTCGATAACGGCACGCATAACACCTGCGGTACCTTCCGGACGCAGGGTGACAGAACGGTCACCGCGGTCGGCGAAGGTGTACATCTCCTTGCTGACCACGTCGGTGGACTCACCAACACCGCGGGCAAACAGTGCGGTGTCTTCGAAGATCGGCAGCTCAATATGCTGAAAGCCGGAGAGTCGAGCCTGATGGACCATGGTCTCACGGACCTTGGCAAAGGCTGCGGACTGCGGCGGATAGTAATCCGGGACGCCTTTGGGGGCGGACAGGGCCTTGAACTGCTTCTTATCACTCACGCCCATTAGAGTACCTCCCCTGCTGCAATGAGGAACGGATTGGTCCTGCGCTCTTGACGCATCGTGGTCACAGGCCCGTGACCAGGCAGAAGCTGCAACTCATCTGCTAGCGCCCACACCGGACCGCGCAAGGAGGCATCCATGGCCTTCGGATCGGAGTGCTCTAAGTC is a window of Corynebacterium camporealensis DNA encoding:
- a CDS encoding inorganic phosphate transporter, producing the protein MSTKTQASPIDLEAANGKGNDWAWHMGFGILTAATLVLFIFWGTDYIADGSSNIILITAIIFALFMAFNIGGNDVANSFGTSVGAGTLSLKQALIVAAIFEVSGAVLAGGQVTDTVRSGIVDLEAIDGLDPMEFVYIMMSALLGAAIWLLLATRMGWPVSTTHSIVGGIVGAALTVGFITNKGGWSMVQWSEIGTIAISWVLSPALGGLAAYLLFRWIKNSILVYNESADAHIRDIKTRRAELREEHKQSFQRLNEIQQISYTNAMARDAALASEDDVEPDQFESDYYQELYELNKEMDDVDAHRALEHWVPLLAALGAIIISAMMLFKGLSNIDVSFSTLQSVLVMGMVGAVVWMAVFIFAKTLKKHSLNRSTFLLFSWMQVFTASAFAFSHGSNDIANAIGPFIAILDVLKTGEISDEAEVPIAVMVAMGIALISGLWFVGRYVIKTVGTNLTEIHPSSGFAAELAAAGVVMLASVLGLPVSSTHILIGAVLGVGIVNRAANWKLMRPIAMAWVITLPASAGIAAVTVSILRVVL
- a CDS encoding LLM class flavin-dependent oxidoreductase, whose translation is MQFGVFSIGDVTPDPTTGTTPSEAERIQNMTQIALKAEEVGLDVFATGEHHNPPFVPSSPTTLLAYIAAQTERLQLSTATTLITTNDPVKIAEDYAFLQHLSSGRVDLMLGRGNTGPVYPWFGKDIRQGIPLAVENYHLLRRLWREKVVNWSGKFRTPLQGYTSTPAPLDDVPPFVWHGSIRSPQIAEQAAYYGDGFFNNNIFWNKEHTAQMVELYRRRFEKYGHGRADQAIVGLGGHVFIADTEQEAKDFYRPYFDNAPVYGHGPSLEEFTAQTPLTVGTVEQVIERTLQFADWVGDYQRQLFLIDHAGLPQDVVLNQIEILGTQVVPELRRRFAERRPDHVPSDPPTHASLRDNRQSPHFSIDPGE
- a CDS encoding FMN reductase, which produces MRSLVLVTAGLSTPSTTRQLGDALVDATTAHISARGEGVDVTVIELRDLAAELADAMTNWTAATPQLDAAKRALSTADGLIAVTPVFQGSYSGLFKMFFDTLEPDALDELPTMIAATGGSSRHALVLDYALRPLLSYLHAVVVPTGIFQATEDFGTVEGERTRQRITRAARQLADGMVTPTDRVAGMNGADEQPRRTGLDVEEDFVPFNQLLHGHNGETKD
- a CDS encoding L-serine ammonia-lyase codes for the protein MTISVTDIFSIGIGPSSSHTVGPMRAAKAFCESLPEFPARVHTELRGSLSATGRGHATDRAVILGLAGWEPLTVPVDAEPNPNLPIPSTGHISGPAGEVDFEIEFNNQPVPEHPNCVIFSAWDAEGNELATNAEYFSVGGGFILSREQLDAEMKQSQEVPAGAAAAQVEDLVPYDFETGEQLLHQCAAHDKEIWEIVLANEAALHRNDGGEEAVLKHLDLVWDIMRECVTDGISTKGLLPGGLRVPRRAPQMYQQLLTKQEDPYCGFSAMEWVNLYALAVNEQNAAGGRVITAPTNGACGIIPAVLHYARDFQSHFTRESARRYLLTAGAVGMIIKQNASISGAEVGCQGEVGSASSMAAAGMAALLGGTPAQIENAAEIALEHNLGLTCDPVGGLVQIPCIERNAIGAVKSINAARMALMGEGTHHVTLDNAVQTMAETGRDMLSKYKETSIGGLAKTMGFSVSQVEC
- the hisS gene encoding histidine--tRNA ligase produces the protein MSDKKQFKALSAPKGVPDYYPPQSAAFAKVRETMVHQARLSGFQHIELPIFEDTALFARGVGESTDVVSKEMYTFADRGDRSVTLRPEGTAGVMRAVIEHNLDRGQLPVKLNYYGPFFRYERPQAGRYRQLQQVGVEAIGVDDPALDAEVVALADRCFRSLGLTGFRLELTSLGDADCRPAYREKLQEFLFKLDLDEETRRRAEINPLRVLDDKRPEMQEKLVDAPLMLDHLDDKCREHFETVTGMLDDMGVEYTINPRMVRGLDYYTKTCFEFVHDGLGAQSGIGGGGRYDGLMAQLGGQDLSGIGFGLGVDRAMLALEAEGIELDGTDSRVDVYGVAMGSAAKHRMTVLVDELRKAGISTDMSFGDRGLKGAMKGANRAGARFALVLGDQELENGTVAVKDLEAHEQHDVALEELTTHLAQRLG